From the Anaerolineae bacterium genome, one window contains:
- the alr gene encoding alanine racemase: MISLGELLEATGVRPSPHWPTEASYTGFAYDSRGPCQGRVFVAVRTATGDGHEHIAHALSRGAAAVLCEAVPVGVAPGVPVLEVGDVLAALADWARLVTGRWRPKTIAVGGSLGKTTTKELLAAALSRRFRVTRSPGSYSGRLGLPVALGEMRRDADVAVMEFGTDGFGEMQALCSMAPPEMAVITNVCERHLDVFGSLDNAAAEMGAVLDCSSMAVVNCDDERSWRLRERARGALGFGLHRGELRAHQVRVEEDGLCLRVAYGSDEAECRVTLFAPALVYDCLAALGAALLLGLSLEEAVAGLGEYRPLPGRMNPLAGQGGVTVLDDTFGGSPTSALAALGGLGQPWVRGERHAVVGGLEDWEDSWAGPLATEVDRVADVFWGLGDQGAAIARELARAKGHVLYSYTDVIEGLKESLQAGDVVLVKGGRAARLERIVASLVGPSARDRLVRQEPMWDSVRMVRPERPTWVELDVEALGSNTRLLRQACGVPLMAVLKADAYGHGAARTARVVLRHGAESLGVACLGEASALRRAGIEAEILVLGYTPAWQARQAVREGVSCAVFGWEEAEALARAGADLGTRAVVQVKVDTGMARLGLTPEAVPAFLARLARLSTLEVRGIFTHFGSADSADLSYTRRQLDRFQDLLDRLEVEGLRPPVAHAANTAAALRLPESRLDLVRVGIGLYGLDPSSEAPLPEGFRPVLSLKTTVAQVKVVPPGTYVGYGRAHLTDRETTVAVIPVGYADGFRRGPRNWGSVLVRGRHCPILGNVCMDQAMVDVSGVPGVRKGDEVVLIGRQGDATIGAADVAARLGTIAYEVVSEILARVPRMT; the protein is encoded by the coding sequence ATGATCAGCCTCGGGGAGCTGCTGGAGGCCACCGGAGTGCGGCCTTCGCCTCACTGGCCAACGGAGGCGAGCTACACCGGCTTCGCATACGACTCGCGCGGCCCCTGCCAGGGCCGCGTTTTCGTGGCGGTGCGCACGGCAACCGGCGACGGCCACGAACACATCGCCCATGCTCTGAGCCGAGGTGCTGCTGCCGTTCTCTGCGAAGCAGTGCCAGTGGGCGTTGCTCCGGGTGTCCCCGTTCTGGAAGTCGGCGACGTATTGGCGGCCCTGGCTGACTGGGCACGGCTGGTGACGGGGCGATGGCGACCGAAGACGATAGCTGTTGGGGGCAGCCTAGGCAAGACGACCACCAAGGAGCTCCTGGCTGCTGCTCTGTCGCGCAGATTTCGCGTAACGCGCTCTCCGGGCAGCTACAGCGGCCGACTGGGGCTGCCGGTGGCCCTGGGAGAGATGAGGCGCGACGCCGACGTGGCGGTGATGGAGTTCGGGACGGATGGGTTCGGGGAGATGCAGGCCCTGTGCAGCATGGCTCCGCCGGAGATGGCCGTAATCACCAACGTGTGCGAACGCCACCTGGACGTCTTCGGTTCTCTCGACAACGCGGCGGCGGAGATGGGAGCCGTGCTGGACTGTTCTTCGATGGCGGTCGTCAACTGCGATGATGAGCGCTCATGGCGCTTGCGTGAGCGAGCGCGCGGCGCGCTCGGGTTCGGCCTGCACCGCGGCGAGTTGCGTGCTCACCAGGTGCGAGTGGAGGAGGACGGCCTCTGCCTGCGAGTGGCGTACGGCAGCGATGAGGCGGAGTGTCGGGTGACGTTGTTCGCACCTGCCCTGGTCTATGACTGCCTGGCGGCGCTTGGTGCAGCGTTGCTTCTGGGGTTGTCTCTGGAGGAGGCGGTAGCGGGCCTGGGGGAGTACCGGCCGCTGCCGGGCCGGATGAACCCTTTGGCGGGCCAGGGTGGAGTGACGGTGCTGGATGACACGTTTGGCGGCTCCCCCACTTCGGCCCTGGCGGCCCTCGGAGGGTTGGGCCAGCCGTGGGTCCGAGGCGAGCGCCACGCTGTAGTGGGTGGCCTGGAGGACTGGGAGGACAGCTGGGCCGGCCCGTTGGCTACCGAGGTGGACCGGGTTGCAGACGTGTTCTGGGGCCTGGGCGACCAGGGAGCCGCCATCGCCCGCGAGTTGGCACGAGCTAAGGGGCACGTCCTCTATTCCTACACGGACGTAATCGAGGGGCTTAAGGAATCGCTGCAGGCGGGGGACGTGGTGCTGGTCAAGGGCGGGCGGGCAGCTCGCCTGGAGAGGATAGTCGCCTCGCTGGTCGGCCCGAGCGCCCGGGATCGGCTGGTGCGTCAGGAGCCAATGTGGGACTCGGTGCGGATGGTCCGTCCCGAGCGCCCCACCTGGGTGGAGCTGGACGTGGAAGCGCTGGGCTCGAACACGCGGCTGTTACGCCAGGCGTGCGGAGTGCCGCTGATGGCGGTGCTCAAGGCGGATGCGTACGGGCATGGGGCCGCCCGCACGGCGCGGGTGGTCTTGAGGCATGGGGCCGAGTCTTTGGGTGTGGCCTGTCTGGGGGAGGCGAGCGCTCTCCGCCGGGCCGGCATCGAGGCCGAGATTCTGGTGCTGGGCTACACACCCGCCTGGCAGGCACGACAGGCTGTGCGCGAAGGCGTGTCCTGCGCCGTGTTTGGCTGGGAGGAGGCGGAGGCGCTGGCTCGCGCAGGGGCGGACCTGGGGACCCGGGCGGTGGTGCAGGTGAAGGTGGACACGGGTATGGCGCGGCTGGGCCTGACACCTGAGGCAGTACCTGCCTTCCTGGCTCGGTTGGCCAGGCTGAGCACTCTCGAGGTCAGGGGTATCTTCACCCATTTTGGCAGCGCCGATTCCGCTGATCTGTCCTACACCCGAAGGCAGCTGGACCGCTTCCAGGACCTGCTTGATCGGCTGGAGGTGGAAGGGCTGCGACCGCCGGTGGCACACGCCGCCAACACCGCTGCTGCCCTCAGGCTGCCCGAGTCCAGGCTGGACCTGGTGCGCGTCGGAATCGGCCTATACGGGCTGGACCCATCGAGCGAGGCGCCGCTGCCGGAAGGCTTTCGGCCGGTGCTTTCGTTGAAGACCACGGTAGCGCAGGTGAAGGTAGTGCCACCGGGGACTTACGTCGGCTACGGGAGGGCCCATCTGACCGATCGGGAGACCACGGTGGCAGTGATTCCAGTGGGCTACGCCGATGGTTTCCGTCGGGGGCCCCGCAACTGGGGCTCGGTGCTGGTGCGAGGGCGACACTGTCCCATTCTGGGCAACGTGTGCATGGATCAGGCTATGGTGGACGTGAGCGGGGTCCCAGGAGTGCGGAAGGGGGACGAGGTGGTGTTGATCGGCCGGCAGGGCGACGCTACCATAGGGGCAGCCGACGTGGCGGCCAGGCTGGGCACCATCGCCTACGAGGTGGTTTCTGAGATTCTCGCTCGTGTGCCCAGGATGACGTAG
- a CDS encoding ABC transporter ATP-binding protein, translating into MEVGALLRVEDVHLEREGVEILHGVNLEVAEAEIHCLLGRNGSGKSTMAYMLMGSAGYHPSTGRVLFGGQEITGLSMTERARLGMTLAWQEPARFEGLSVRDYLRLGMRDPSEQLLREALEYVALDPSSYLSRSVDASLSGGERKRIELAAVYAMQPRLAILDEPDSGVDVLSISDIRRLFTVMRDRGIALLLITHREEMVEIADRASLICAGEIVITGEPEHVQRHYRDRCGICDVAQEVEEPADYERV; encoded by the coding sequence ATGGAAGTGGGAGCGCTGCTTCGGGTGGAGGACGTACACCTGGAGCGGGAGGGAGTGGAGATTCTCCATGGAGTCAACCTGGAGGTTGCCGAGGCCGAGATCCACTGCCTGCTCGGGCGCAACGGCTCCGGGAAGTCTACCATGGCCTACATGCTCATGGGCAGCGCCGGGTACCATCCGAGTACGGGACGGGTTCTGTTCGGTGGTCAGGAGATAACGGGCCTTTCCATGACGGAGCGGGCTCGGCTGGGTATGACCCTGGCTTGGCAGGAGCCGGCGCGGTTCGAAGGGCTCTCCGTGCGGGACTACCTGCGGCTGGGGATGCGTGATCCCTCCGAGCAACTCTTGCGAGAAGCCCTGGAGTACGTTGCCCTGGATCCCTCGTCTTACCTGAGCCGGAGTGTGGACGCCAGCCTCTCAGGAGGAGAACGAAAGCGTATCGAGCTGGCGGCGGTCTACGCCATGCAACCCAGGCTGGCCATTCTGGACGAACCCGACTCGGGAGTGGACGTGCTCTCCATAAGCGACATTCGCCGTCTGTTCACCGTGATGAGGGACCGAGGCATAGCTCTCCTGCTCATTACCCATCGGGAGGAGATGGTGGAGATCGCCGACCGGGCCTCTCTCATCTGCGCCGGAGAGATAGTCATCACGGGCGAGCCTGAGCACGTGCAGAGACACTACCGCGATCGCTGTGGGATCTGCGACGTCGCTCAGGAAGTCGAGGAGCCTGCCGACTATGAACGCGTCTAG
- a CDS encoding SufBD protein codes for MNASRAGRRPFTVADEFEAIVRSYERAGGSGEHLLSPRFASMVVSGNTVLSTHELPGVEMRADQLEDGVSARVRVAPGTRVELPVHLCFGVLPERGVQRILPVFEIGEGASVEFLAHCTFPNSVEVLHLMEAEVLVGSGARMRYSETHFHGERSGARVVPHGKIVVQEAGAYLSEFTLTEGRIGSLEFDYTVEVGAKGRAELMVRAHGYGDDRLRIVETIKLNGRGARGLAKSRIAVREDATSEVLATTEGNAPESRGHVDCVEIVRDRAMAGATPVVRVRNDSAYVTHEAAIGTVNKKELETLMARGLDEEAAVDVIVGAMLRG; via the coding sequence ATGAACGCGTCTAGAGCGGGGCGGCGACCATTCACGGTAGCCGATGAGTTCGAGGCCATCGTCCGGAGTTACGAGCGGGCCGGTGGGAGTGGGGAGCACCTTCTGTCGCCGAGATTCGCCAGCATGGTGGTCTCGGGGAATACGGTGTTGAGCACTCATGAGCTGCCAGGTGTGGAGATGCGGGCCGACCAGCTGGAAGACGGGGTGTCGGCACGGGTGAGGGTGGCGCCGGGCACGAGAGTCGAGTTGCCGGTCCATCTGTGCTTTGGCGTTCTGCCGGAGCGAGGAGTGCAGCGCATCCTGCCCGTCTTCGAGATTGGGGAGGGGGCCAGCGTGGAGTTCCTGGCACACTGCACCTTCCCGAACTCGGTGGAAGTGCTCCATCTGATGGAGGCCGAGGTTCTAGTGGGCAGCGGGGCTCGCATGCGCTACAGCGAGACGCACTTCCATGGGGAGCGGAGCGGTGCCCGGGTGGTTCCGCACGGGAAGATTGTGGTGCAGGAGGCAGGCGCGTACCTCTCGGAGTTCACCCTCACCGAGGGGCGCATCGGTTCTCTGGAGTTTGACTACACGGTCGAGGTGGGTGCAAAGGGCCGAGCGGAACTGATGGTGCGGGCGCACGGATACGGCGATGACCGGTTACGGATTGTGGAGACCATCAAACTCAACGGCCGCGGGGCCCGCGGTCTGGCCAAGTCTCGCATCGCGGTGCGAGAGGATGCCACCAGCGAGGTACTGGCTACCACCGAAGGCAATGCGCCTGAATCGCGGGGACACGTGGATTGCGTCGAGATAGTGCGAGATCGGGCGATGGCCGGGGCAACGCCGGTAGTGAGAGTGCGGAATGACTCGGCGTATGTCACGCACGAGGCTGCCATAGGCACGGTCAATAAGAAGGAACTGGAGACGCTCATGGCCCGGGGCTTGGACGAAGAGGCCGCGGTAGATGTGATCGTGGGAGCCATGCTACGGGGGTGA
- a CDS encoding S41 family peptidase, with product MSGLLRRVGVFLAGAGAAFVLSCTGFAAGGIAAGSIARTPTPSRPIEGFGLFWEAWTIVERDFVGDVPPEEEVHRGAARGLLRALGDPATGLIAPEFARLDREDSSGYYRGIGASVRYGAHGYVEIAVVFAGSPADEAGLRPGDVILSVDGEDMAGVGLYEVVSRIRGPEGTHVEIEFRRPGVESTFTRLLERREIEIPTVTLEVLEGGIGHLALSDFNGRATAQLRDQLRQARRAGVTALILDLRGNPGGYLDQAVSVADEFLDRGTVVVERGREVPEKAYGSHEGGLATDMELVVLVNEGSASASEIVAGAVQALGRGTVIGTRTFGKGSVQYAFDLSDGSQIRVTTALWYTPDDRLIQGEGLEPDITVADDPETEVDEPLEAAVLYLKERAD from the coding sequence GTGAGCGGACTGCTGCGGCGCGTGGGCGTGTTCCTCGCTGGAGCCGGGGCTGCCTTCGTCCTCTCGTGCACCGGGTTCGCGGCCGGCGGGATCGCGGCAGGCAGCATCGCCCGCACCCCCACGCCCTCCCGGCCTATTGAGGGTTTCGGCCTATTCTGGGAAGCTTGGACCATCGTAGAACGGGACTTCGTGGGTGACGTGCCACCGGAGGAGGAAGTGCACCGAGGGGCCGCGCGCGGGCTGCTACGGGCGCTGGGAGACCCGGCTACTGGCCTGATCGCGCCCGAATTCGCCCGGCTGGACAGGGAAGACTCATCCGGCTACTACCGTGGGATTGGCGCTTCGGTCCGCTACGGCGCCCACGGATACGTGGAGATCGCGGTCGTCTTCGCGGGCAGTCCCGCGGATGAGGCTGGCCTCCGGCCTGGCGACGTGATCCTCAGCGTGGATGGCGAGGACATGGCGGGGGTGGGGCTATACGAGGTGGTGTCGCGCATCAGGGGGCCAGAGGGCACTCACGTCGAGATCGAGTTCCGCCGTCCGGGCGTGGAAAGCACCTTCACCCGGCTCCTGGAACGCCGGGAGATTGAGATACCTACGGTCACGCTCGAGGTGCTCGAGGGCGGGATCGGGCACTTGGCCCTTTCGGACTTTAACGGCCGGGCGACGGCACAGCTGCGGGATCAGCTTCGGCAGGCTAGGCGGGCTGGCGTCACGGCACTGATCCTTGATCTACGGGGGAACCCGGGCGGATACCTTGACCAGGCCGTGTCGGTGGCCGACGAGTTCCTGGACCGAGGCACGGTGGTGGTGGAGAGAGGCCGCGAGGTGCCGGAGAAAGCCTATGGCAGCCACGAAGGCGGGCTGGCGACTGACATGGAGCTAGTAGTGTTAGTGAACGAAGGCAGTGCCTCTGCTTCCGAGATCGTGGCCGGAGCAGTCCAGGCTCTGGGCCGGGGCACGGTGATCGGCACGAGGACCTTCGGCAAGGGATCGGTCCAGTACGCTTTCGACCTCAGCGACGGCTCCCAGATTCGGGTGACGACCGCCCTGTGGTATACACCGGATGACCGCCTGATCCAAGGGGAAGGGCTGGAGCCGGACATCACGGTAGCGGATGACCCGGAGACCGAGGTGGACGAGCCGCTGGAGGCGGCAGTGCTCTATCTGAAGGAGAGGGCAGACTGA
- a CDS encoding SpoIID/LytB domain-containing protein: MFRFRLRSKAGPVVPTTIRVLMPDASVEVMLLEEYLKGVVPVEIGRSRHMEALKAQAVAARSYAATSRAHASQGADICTTQHCQVWRNVHYATTDLAVDETRGQVAVYGGEIARTYYFAHCDGHTRSISDVWGGSLPYCRAVPCICGFTSMYGHGVGMCQEGASAMANQGFSYREIIKHYYTGVEILGEQRRDDSAWRQAAVAKYLVSHPDVARFLGASVPGAFLAADGNWIEFFEAGALAVHQDETVSMEPVGAWTAAEYQERGSRPFVDALPRPGVDGRYVDRTRHNICRFFLRHWQPRWGDPVSEEFYIVVQGEPVTHQMFEYALISHDVYSNEPLRSMRLSEVFLSIFDGGPGLNLLGEFVA, encoded by the coding sequence GTGTTCCGCTTCCGGCTGAGGTCAAAGGCCGGGCCGGTAGTGCCCACGACCATTCGAGTGCTGATGCCGGACGCGTCGGTCGAGGTGATGCTGCTGGAAGAGTACCTGAAGGGAGTGGTGCCGGTGGAGATCGGGCGTAGCCGCCACATGGAGGCGCTCAAGGCCCAGGCAGTAGCGGCACGCTCCTACGCTGCCACCTCGAGGGCTCACGCCAGCCAGGGTGCCGACATCTGCACTACCCAGCACTGTCAGGTATGGCGGAACGTGCACTATGCTACCACAGACCTGGCGGTGGACGAGACCAGGGGCCAAGTGGCGGTCTACGGTGGCGAGATCGCCCGCACCTACTACTTTGCTCACTGCGACGGGCACACGCGGAGCATCTCAGACGTCTGGGGCGGCAGCCTTCCCTATTGCCGAGCCGTGCCCTGCATATGCGGTTTCACGTCCATGTACGGTCACGGCGTGGGCATGTGCCAGGAGGGCGCCAGCGCCATGGCCAACCAGGGATTCAGCTACAGGGAGATTATCAAGCACTACTATACTGGCGTGGAGATCCTGGGTGAGCAGCGGCGGGACGACTCCGCCTGGAGACAGGCGGCGGTGGCCAAGTACTTGGTGTCGCACCCGGACGTGGCACGGTTCCTGGGGGCGTCGGTGCCCGGGGCATTCCTGGCTGCAGACGGAAACTGGATCGAGTTCTTCGAGGCTGGAGCGCTAGCGGTCCACCAGGATGAGACGGTCAGTATGGAGCCGGTGGGAGCTTGGACGGCAGCTGAGTACCAGGAGAGAGGTTCGCGCCCCTTCGTGGACGCGCTGCCCCGGCCGGGAGTGGACGGACGCTACGTGGACCGGACCCGGCACAACATCTGTCGCTTCTTCCTGCGGCACTGGCAGCCGCGGTGGGGAGACCCCGTGTCGGAGGAGTTCTACATCGTGGTGCAGGGGGAGCCCGTCACGCATCAGATGTTCGAGTATGCCCTGATCAGCCACGACGTCTACAGCAACGAGCCGCTGCGGAGCATGCGGCTGAGCGAAGTCTTCCTCAGCATCTTCGACGGAGGGCCGGGACTCAACCTACTAGGTGAGTTCGTGGCCTGA
- the smpB gene encoding SsrA-binding protein SmpB encodes MNEGIKVVAENRRARHDYALEDTYEAGLSLKGSEIKSIREGKVNLRQAYVQIKEGEAWVYDMHIAPYTRGGYANHDPTRPRRLLLHRDEIGRLGGQVAQRGYTIVPTRLYLKRGRAKLEIALAKGRRAYDKRQAIAEREAQREIERGLREKW; translated from the coding sequence CTGAACGAGGGCATCAAGGTGGTGGCCGAGAACAGGCGGGCCCGGCACGACTACGCCCTGGAGGATACGTACGAGGCCGGCCTTTCCCTGAAGGGAAGCGAGATCAAGTCCATTCGGGAGGGGAAGGTGAACCTGCGTCAGGCGTACGTCCAGATCAAGGAGGGAGAAGCCTGGGTGTACGACATGCACATCGCTCCCTACACCCGGGGGGGATACGCCAACCATGACCCCACGCGGCCACGGCGGCTCCTGCTGCACCGCGATGAGATCGGCCGCCTGGGGGGACAGGTGGCGCAGCGAGGCTACACCATCGTGCCCACCCGTCTGTATCTTAAGCGGGGCAGGGCCAAGCTGGAGATAGCGCTGGCCAAGGGCCGCCGGGCCTACGACAAGCGGCAGGCGATCGCCGAACGTGAGGCCCAGCGGGAGATCGAGCGAGGACTGCGGGAGAAGTGGTAG
- a CDS encoding PDZ domain-containing protein produces the protein MRRRWAMACMAMVVVATGFLAGFSVSWLRQPEVRADTGIPLVWEVWGYVERYFYGQVPDDRELVYGAIDGALETLKDPYTRLVRPVAHTIERDRLRGAFGGVGAWVYEMEGLLYLRPLPDTPADRAGVKDGDRLLAVDGVELPEGATVDLAVSWIRGPVGTSVTLSVYRPETGTTLEFTVERAEIPQPSVEYMLLEDTEPPVGYVKIVLFSERTPAEVQRALASVRHDGAAMLVLDLRGNPGGLLESAVEVSSRFLRSGAVVYEVDAAGNERRFSVRPRVTVSEPLVVLVDEGTASAAEILAGALQDQGRALLVGRTTRGKGSVQLAYELSDGSSLHVTASVWLTPDRRKIDGVGLEPDVVVEGMASDEDAILNEGLELLGAKRVPDAQERPMARRGAP, from the coding sequence ATGAGGCGCAGATGGGCGATGGCCTGCATGGCGATGGTTGTCGTCGCCACTGGCTTCCTTGCTGGCTTCAGCGTCTCGTGGCTGCGGCAGCCGGAGGTCAGGGCCGACACTGGCATACCTTTGGTGTGGGAGGTCTGGGGCTACGTAGAGCGGTACTTCTACGGGCAAGTCCCGGACGACAGAGAGCTGGTCTACGGAGCCATTGACGGAGCTCTGGAGACCTTGAAGGACCCCTACACCCGGCTGGTGCGCCCAGTGGCACACACCATCGAGCGCGACCGCCTGCGCGGGGCTTTCGGCGGCGTGGGCGCCTGGGTCTACGAGATGGAGGGGCTGCTCTACCTGCGGCCACTGCCTGACACACCGGCCGACCGCGCCGGCGTCAAGGACGGGGATCGGCTGCTGGCGGTGGATGGGGTGGAGCTCCCGGAGGGAGCGACCGTGGACCTGGCGGTCTCCTGGATACGGGGCCCTGTAGGGACCAGCGTGACCCTGAGCGTGTACCGGCCCGAGACGGGCACTACCCTGGAGTTCACGGTGGAGCGCGCCGAGATTCCGCAACCCAGCGTGGAGTACATGCTACTGGAGGACACCGAGCCTCCCGTCGGCTACGTGAAGATTGTGCTTTTCAGCGAGCGCACACCGGCCGAGGTCCAGCGCGCCTTGGCCAGCGTCCGGCATGACGGTGCCGCTATGCTGGTGTTGGACCTGCGGGGAAACCCGGGAGGACTGCTGGAATCGGCCGTGGAGGTGTCCAGTCGGTTTCTCAGGAGCGGAGCGGTCGTGTACGAAGTGGATGCTGCCGGCAACGAGCGCCGCTTTAGTGTCCGCCCGCGGGTGACGGTAAGCGAACCGCTGGTGGTCTTGGTGGACGAGGGCACGGCCAGCGCTGCCGAGATCCTGGCGGGTGCTCTTCAGGACCAAGGCCGGGCCTTGCTGGTGGGCCGGACTACCAGAGGGAAGGGCTCGGTCCAGCTGGCCTACGAGTTGAGCGACGGCAGCAGCTTGCACGTGACGGCATCGGTGTGGCTGACGCCGGATCGGAGGAAGATAGACGGAGTAGGGCTAGAGCCGGACGTGGTGGTGGAGGGGATGGCCAGCGATGAGGATGCCATTCTGAACGAGGGGCTCGAGCTCCTGGGGGCAAAGAGGGTGCCTGATGCTCAGGAACGGCCCATGGCCCGTAGGGGGGCTCCGTGA